In one Erythrobacteraceae bacterium WH01K genomic region, the following are encoded:
- a CDS encoding TIGR02281 family clan AA aspartic protease, whose protein sequence is MDLKNLFAAIAERIAAIPQSQLLMLAVGAMLVGWIGSMMRRGGVPLAGLVRGASTIVLVGVLVTVVLQIARLDPRLDVAMPGMGLPEQTVVGEETRIPLAQDGHFWLQAEINGVPADFLVDTGATLTAVSQATADAAGLEPNRQRLPVQMTTANGTMTVSMTSIGELRFGNVAARGLDAVIAPNMGTTNVLGMNLLSRLAGWRVEDNVMILTPNNPQDDLVRAS, encoded by the coding sequence GTGGACCTGAAAAACCTCTTTGCCGCCATCGCCGAACGCATTGCCGCGATACCCCAGTCCCAGCTCCTGATGCTGGCCGTCGGCGCCATGCTGGTCGGCTGGATCGGCAGCATGATGCGCCGCGGCGGCGTACCGCTCGCAGGCCTGGTTCGGGGTGCGAGCACGATCGTCCTGGTCGGGGTCCTTGTCACGGTGGTCCTGCAGATCGCCCGGCTGGATCCGCGGCTCGATGTGGCCATGCCCGGCATGGGCCTGCCCGAGCAGACGGTCGTGGGCGAGGAAACCCGGATACCGCTCGCGCAGGACGGACATTTCTGGCTGCAGGCGGAAATCAACGGCGTGCCGGCGGATTTCCTGGTCGATACGGGCGCAACGCTGACTGCCGTGTCGCAGGCGACGGCCGACGCGGCCGGTCTCGAGCCCAATCGCCAGCGCCTGCCGGTCCAGATGACGACGGCCAACGGCACGATGACGGTTTCCATGACGTCGATCGGTGAACTGCGCTTCGGCAATGTGGCCGCGCGCGGCCTTGATGCGGTTATCGCGCCCAACATGGGGACGACGAATGTGCTGGGCATGAACCTGCTCAGCCGGCTGGCCGGATGGCGGGTCGAGGATAACGTCATGATCCTTACGCCGAACAATCCTCAGGACGATCTGGTCCGCGCTTCGTAA
- a CDS encoding NAD(P)-binding protein: MSEDAVGDIAIIGAGMAGLACAVRLKEGGVSPVLFDKGRGPGGRMATRRAEIDGETVRFDHGAQYFTVRDPGFIAAVADWREAGAVADWPAAGGDAVVGTPGMNAPIRYMAETQDVRWAARVEHIARDDDIWQLSIDGKAHRFARIVIAVPAEQAAELLAGHRDGWEARARDSASKPCWAVMTAFREKLPLGDVFKGDDVRWAARNSAKPGRDEGEHWVIHASPGWSARNLEMKREEASEAILSAFFDEAGAAPQSPHHLAAHRWRYAMTDPAPGEASFWDGEEGIGVCGDWLSGPRVENAWISGDHLATAILA, from the coding sequence ATGAGCGAGGATGCCGTGGGCGACATCGCGATTATCGGGGCAGGCATGGCGGGCCTCGCCTGCGCTGTACGATTGAAAGAGGGCGGGGTTTCGCCCGTCCTGTTCGACAAGGGGCGCGGGCCGGGCGGACGCATGGCAACCCGGCGGGCCGAGATCGATGGCGAAACCGTCCGCTTCGATCACGGAGCGCAGTATTTTACCGTCAGGGATCCCGGTTTCATTGCGGCGGTCGCGGACTGGCGCGAAGCCGGCGCGGTCGCGGACTGGCCGGCGGCCGGGGGCGACGCGGTGGTCGGCACGCCCGGCATGAACGCGCCCATACGGTACATGGCAGAAACGCAGGACGTCCGCTGGGCGGCCCGCGTCGAACACATTGCCCGGGACGACGACATCTGGCAGCTCAGCATCGATGGCAAGGCGCATCGCTTCGCCCGTATCGTGATCGCCGTACCTGCCGAGCAGGCGGCGGAGTTGCTTGCGGGACATCGCGATGGCTGGGAAGCAAGGGCGCGGGACAGCGCCTCGAAACCCTGCTGGGCAGTCATGACGGCTTTCCGTGAAAAATTGCCCCTCGGCGATGTTTTCAAGGGAGACGACGTGCGCTGGGCTGCGCGCAACTCGGCGAAGCCCGGCAGGGATGAAGGGGAGCACTGGGTCATCCATGCCTCGCCCGGCTGGTCCGCGCGAAACCTCGAAATGAAGCGGGAAGAGGCGAGCGAGGCTATCCTCTCCGCCTTCTTCGACGAGGCAGGTGCCGCCCCGCAATCACCTCACCATCTGGCGGCGCATCGCTGGCGCTACGCGATGACCGATCCGGCACCCGGAGAAGCGAGCTTTTGGGACGGTGAGGAAGGCATCGGCGTGTGCGGCGACTGGCTGTCAGGCCCTCGCGTGGAGAATGCGTGGATATCGGGCGATCATCTGGCGACGGCGATCCTGGCCTAG
- the egtD gene encoding L-histidine N(alpha)-methyltransferase: MADNHGLKLVDRDDDGIDRAFRADVLEGLRQDQKAIPARWLYDDAGSQLFEDITQVEEYYPTRCEREILEARGDEFAAEVGPGRAVVEFGSGSSVKTPLLLGAIDPAAYVPLDIAGDFLRAAAADLAAKFPGLPVHPVEADFMRRVELPAEVAGMPKLGFFPGSTIGNMVPRTAVDLLRTMRETLGQGSLLLIGMDLVKDPEILEAAYDDAKGVTGEFNLNLARRINRELGGTIPVEDLSHEARWNDDFARIEMHLVADRDVTFEVAGENFAMKAGETIHTENSHKFKRRSANTLLLAGGWTPVRRWLDEGEKFSVVLAEASVPRSAP; this comes from the coding sequence ATGGCCGACAATCACGGGCTGAAACTCGTCGACCGCGACGACGACGGCATCGACCGCGCCTTTCGCGCCGACGTCCTGGAAGGGCTGCGGCAGGATCAGAAGGCGATTCCCGCGCGCTGGCTGTATGACGATGCCGGATCGCAATTGTTCGAGGATATCACCCAGGTCGAGGAATATTACCCGACCCGGTGCGAGCGCGAGATACTGGAAGCCCGCGGCGACGAATTTGCCGCCGAAGTGGGGCCGGGCCGGGCCGTGGTCGAATTCGGCAGCGGTTCCTCGGTAAAGACACCCCTGCTGCTGGGCGCGATCGATCCGGCGGCCTATGTCCCGCTCGACATTGCAGGCGATTTCCTGCGCGCTGCGGCCGCCGACCTCGCCGCGAAATTCCCCGGCCTGCCTGTCCATCCGGTAGAAGCCGACTTCATGCGCCGGGTCGAATTGCCGGCAGAGGTAGCCGGAATGCCGAAATTGGGATTCTTTCCCGGTTCGACCATCGGCAACATGGTGCCACGCACCGCCGTGGACCTGCTCAGGACGATGCGCGAGACACTGGGGCAGGGCAGCCTGCTGCTGATCGGGATGGACCTTGTGAAGGATCCCGAAATCCTCGAGGCGGCCTATGACGATGCGAAGGGGGTGACGGGCGAATTCAACCTGAACCTTGCCCGCCGCATCAACCGTGAACTGGGCGGGACGATCCCCGTAGAGGACCTCTCCCACGAGGCGCGCTGGAACGACGACTTCGCCCGGATCGAGATGCATCTCGTTGCGGACCGGGACGTGACTTTCGAAGTCGCAGGCGAAAACTTCGCGATGAAGGCGGGCGAGACGATCCACACGGAAAACAGCCACAAGTTCAAGCGTCGCAGCGCGAACACGCTTCTTCTAGCAGGAGGCTGGACCCCGGTTCGCCGCTGGCTCGACGAGGGAGAAAAGTTCAGCGTCGTCCTCGCCGAAGCCTCCGTGCCGAGAAGCGCGCCCTGA
- the egtB gene encoding ergothioneine biosynthesis protein EgtB yields the protein MGAGLAEQFAATRSLTEALAAPLSESDATIQSMEDASPAKWHLAHVTWFWETFLLRDNLEGYTLYDEDWPFVFNSYYEAEGERIARFSRGLLSRPTVAQILDWRAHVDEAMQPLLDREELRPLIELGFAHEQQHQELLLTDIKHALSRNPLGVAMWDGAPSTREGTSDERGWWKHPGGIALIGHDTGDTGAGFAFDCEGPRHRTLLEPFALADRLVTNAEWEEFIADGGYSNPALWLSDGWAWVNGNDVASPDYWREGEHFTLQGWQARDPDAPVTHISYYEADAFATWAGARLPTEFEWEAIARGQHADTAPAHDPAGGNQLDHAGPVAPLGTDALFGDCWQFTGSAYLPYPRFQPAKGAVGEYNGKFMSGQFVLKGASCATVRGHSRASYRNFFYPHQRWQFTGLRLAKDI from the coding sequence GTGGGGGCCGGACTGGCGGAGCAATTTGCCGCGACCCGCAGCCTGACGGAGGCTCTGGCCGCGCCGCTCTCGGAAAGCGATGCGACCATCCAGTCGATGGAAGACGCCTCGCCCGCGAAATGGCATCTCGCCCATGTCACGTGGTTCTGGGAAACGTTCCTCCTGCGCGACAACCTCGAAGGCTACACGCTTTACGACGAGGACTGGCCTTTCGTATTCAATTCCTACTACGAGGCGGAAGGCGAACGGATCGCGCGTTTCTCCCGCGGCCTGCTGTCGCGCCCGACCGTGGCGCAGATCCTGGACTGGCGCGCCCATGTCGACGAGGCGATGCAGCCCCTGCTCGACCGCGAGGAATTGCGGCCCCTGATCGAACTGGGCTTCGCGCATGAGCAGCAGCATCAGGAATTGCTGCTGACCGATATCAAGCATGCCCTGTCGCGCAATCCCCTCGGCGTCGCCATGTGGGACGGCGCACCTTCCACGCGGGAAGGCACCTCTGACGAGCGTGGCTGGTGGAAGCATCCCGGCGGCATTGCGCTGATCGGTCACGACACGGGCGATACAGGGGCAGGCTTCGCTTTCGACTGCGAGGGACCGCGCCATCGCACCCTGCTGGAACCCTTCGCGCTGGCAGACAGGCTGGTCACGAACGCGGAGTGGGAAGAATTCATCGCCGATGGCGGCTATTCCAATCCCGCTTTGTGGCTGTCGGATGGCTGGGCGTGGGTGAACGGCAACGATGTCGCATCCCCCGACTACTGGCGCGAAGGCGAGCATTTCACGCTGCAGGGCTGGCAGGCGCGCGATCCCGATGCGCCGGTCACGCATATCTCCTATTACGAGGCCGATGCCTTTGCCACATGGGCCGGCGCGCGCCTGCCCACGGAATTCGAATGGGAAGCCATCGCCCGCGGCCAGCATGCGGATACCGCTCCGGCGCATGATCCGGCAGGCGGCAACCAGCTGGATCATGCGGGCCCTGTCGCCCCCCTCGGCACCGATGCCCTGTTCGGCGATTGCTGGCAGTTCACGGGCAGCGCCTATCTTCCCTATCCGCGATTCCAGCCCGCGAAAGGCGCGGTCGGGGAATATAACGGCAAGTTCATGAGCGGGCAGTTCGTCCTCAAGGGCGCAAGCTGTGCAACCGTGCGCGGTCACAGCCGCGCCTCCTACCGCAATTTCTTCTACCCCCACCAGCGCTGGCAGTTCACGGGCTTGCGGCTGGCAAAGGATATCTGA
- a CDS encoding 3-deoxy-7-phosphoheptulonate synthase class II yields the protein MAQNWTPDSWKSHEARHLPKYEDASALADAEATLASYPPLVFAGEARALKADLAEVASGQAFLLQGGDCAESFAEFHPNNIRDTFRVILQMAVVLTFAGKLPVVKVGRMAGQFAKPRSSDTETKDGVTLPSYFGDNVNGIEFDAAKRRNDPQRMVRAYSQAAATLNLLRAFAGGGYANLRQVHQWTLDFMGRSPWADRFAETADRISEALDFMEACGVDPATVPQLQGTSFYTSHEALLLPYEQAMARQDSLTGDWFDTSAHMLWIGDRTRFDGSAHIEFARGIGNPLGMKCGPSLEPDDLIRLLDTLNPGREAGRITLISRFGHDKVEAGLPRLVRAVQREGHPVVWSCDPMHGNVVKADSGYKTRPFDRILAEVRGFFAVHRAEGTHAGGIHLEMTGQDVTECVGGAVAITDEGLNDRYHTHCDPRLNAAQSIELAFTIADMMKLAAAEEQADAA from the coding sequence ATGGCGCAGAACTGGACACCCGACAGCTGGAAATCGCACGAGGCGCGGCATCTTCCCAAGTATGAAGATGCAAGCGCCCTCGCCGATGCAGAGGCTACGCTGGCGTCCTATCCGCCGCTGGTCTTTGCCGGGGAAGCGCGCGCGCTGAAGGCCGACCTGGCGGAAGTCGCGAGCGGGCAGGCGTTCCTGCTGCAGGGCGGCGATTGCGCGGAAAGCTTTGCCGAGTTCCACCCGAACAACATCCGCGATACCTTCCGGGTCATCCTGCAGATGGCGGTGGTGCTGACCTTTGCCGGGAAGCTGCCGGTGGTGAAGGTCGGGCGCATGGCCGGCCAGTTCGCCAAGCCGCGCAGCTCCGATACGGAAACCAAGGACGGCGTGACCCTGCCGAGCTATTTCGGCGACAACGTGAACGGGATCGAGTTCGATGCCGCGAAGCGCCGCAACGATCCGCAGCGCATGGTCCGCGCCTATTCGCAGGCCGCCGCCACGCTGAACCTGCTGCGCGCCTTTGCCGGTGGCGGCTACGCCAATCTGCGGCAGGTCCACCAGTGGACGCTCGACTTCATGGGCCGCTCCCCGTGGGCCGACCGCTTCGCCGAGACCGCCGACCGGATATCGGAAGCGCTCGATTTCATGGAGGCGTGCGGCGTCGATCCGGCGACCGTGCCCCAGCTTCAGGGGACCAGCTTCTACACCAGCCACGAGGCGCTTCTGCTGCCTTACGAACAGGCGATGGCACGGCAGGATTCATTGACCGGCGACTGGTTCGACACCAGCGCGCACATGCTGTGGATCGGCGACCGCACGCGGTTCGACGGGAGCGCGCACATCGAATTCGCGCGCGGCATCGGCAATCCGCTGGGCATGAAATGCGGGCCGAGCCTCGAACCGGACGATCTCATCCGCCTGCTCGATACGCTCAATCCGGGACGCGAGGCCGGGCGCATCACGCTCATCAGCCGCTTCGGCCACGACAAGGTGGAGGCGGGCTTGCCGCGCCTTGTCCGCGCAGTTCAGCGCGAGGGCCATCCGGTCGTCTGGAGCTGCGACCCGATGCACGGCAATGTCGTCAAGGCGGATAGCGGCTACAAGACGCGGCCCTTCGACCGCATCCTTGCCGAAGTGCGCGGCTTCTTCGCCGTCCACCGCGCCGAGGGCACGCATGCCGGCGGCATCCACCTGGAAATGACCGGGCAGGACGTGACCGAATGCGTCGGCGGCGCGGTGGCGATCACCGATGAAGGCCTGAACGACCGCTATCACACGCATTGCGACCCGCGCCTCAACGCCGCGCAGTCGATCGAACTGGCCTTCACGATTGCCGACATGATGAAGCTGGCAGCGGCGGAGGAACAGGCCGACGCCGCTTGA
- a CDS encoding insulinase family protein, whose product MTVFSRAARPLAFLLPLTLLAVPIGAQDGPVIDVPQPQAVQGEGEVPWLYEGSNIPVDREWTFGAMDNGLRYAVRRNGVPPEQVSIRIRVDAGSLHERDSEQGYAHLLEHLLFRESKYLGFAEAIPRWQAMGATFGSDTNAETSPTHTVYKLDLPGATPEKLDESFHLLSGMVREPVLESRQLGAEVPIVLAEKRERGGAAQRVGDATRETFFAGQRLATRSPIGTEETLTGATPAAVQAFHRRWYRPENVVISVAGDADPRVLAGLVEKYFGDWSVEGQPEAAPDFGDPVAPEGAAGSPAVGETTVLVEPDLPRSFTYGIMRPWRPVQDTIVYNEGLLMDALAQALINRRLEARARAGGSYLYAQVQQDDVNRSSDATFVTFAPLTDDWQTALADVRSVIADAAATPPSEAEIAREYAEFDVNFAALVAERDVAPGSRLADNIVQAVDIRETTASPETVLKVFRDMRPRVTPDAILQRTRALFEGDVVRSVYTTPATGEADRAAVQTALRQDVTADGSARLAENAITFDELPPLGTPGSVVSNTPVGLFEIERVELANGVTALLWPNDAEPGRVTAKVRFGAGYRAFEPKDAAYVGLGRMALVGSGFGKVGEEELDRLATGRKLGFDFDIEDAVFSFAAQTRAEDLADQLYLFAAKLGDPRWDANPVIRARAASRLAYDTFATSPGGLLGRDLEFLLRDRDPRFATPTPEALAQATPEGFREVWEPLLAQGPVEVLIFGEFEREATIGALTRTFGALPERAPIPAEIANRGSTFPDAGETTILEHRGDANQAAAVIAWPSGGGVADLRESRQLEILTSVFNNRLMDAMRERAGASYAPQVRSSWPVDMETGGNILAVAQLKPEDVPAFFTAADAIAADLTANPPSAEELARVTEPLRQTIMRASTGNTFWLYQLEGSTRDARRVQLVRSLLSDYSQTTPERMQALAAKYFGGREGYRVAAIPEGQELARAPGNRGAAEPTAAAAGR is encoded by the coding sequence ATGACTGTATTTTCGCGCGCCGCACGGCCCCTCGCGTTCCTCCTCCCCCTGACACTGCTCGCCGTTCCCATCGGGGCGCAGGATGGCCCGGTCATCGACGTACCGCAGCCGCAGGCGGTCCAGGGCGAAGGCGAAGTTCCGTGGCTGTACGAAGGCAGCAACATTCCGGTCGACCGCGAATGGACGTTCGGGGCGATGGACAACGGCCTGCGCTATGCCGTGCGCCGCAACGGCGTGCCGCCCGAACAGGTCAGCATCCGCATCCGCGTCGATGCAGGCTCGCTCCACGAACGCGACAGCGAACAGGGCTATGCCCACCTGCTGGAACACCTGCTGTTCCGCGAGAGCAAGTATCTGGGTTTTGCCGAGGCGATCCCCCGCTGGCAGGCCATGGGCGCGACATTCGGCAGCGATACCAATGCCGAAACCAGCCCGACGCATACCGTGTACAAGCTGGACCTGCCCGGCGCGACGCCCGAAAAGCTGGACGAGAGTTTCCACCTGCTGAGCGGCATGGTCCGCGAGCCGGTGCTGGAAAGCCGCCAGCTCGGGGCAGAGGTGCCTATCGTTCTCGCAGAAAAGCGGGAACGCGGCGGTGCGGCCCAACGCGTGGGCGACGCGACGAGGGAAACGTTCTTTGCCGGACAGCGCCTTGCCACGCGCTCGCCGATCGGGACCGAGGAAACGCTGACCGGCGCTACCCCGGCAGCGGTGCAGGCATTCCATCGCCGCTGGTACCGGCCCGAAAACGTCGTCATCTCGGTTGCGGGCGACGCCGACCCCCGCGTGCTTGCAGGGCTGGTCGAGAAATATTTCGGTGACTGGAGCGTGGAGGGGCAGCCCGAAGCGGCGCCCGATTTCGGCGATCCGGTTGCGCCGGAGGGCGCGGCGGGCTCACCCGCAGTGGGCGAGACCACGGTGCTGGTCGAGCCCGACCTCCCGCGCAGTTTCACCTACGGCATCATGCGGCCCTGGCGTCCGGTGCAGGATACCATCGTCTATAATGAAGGCCTGTTGATGGATGCGCTGGCACAGGCGCTGATCAACCGGCGCCTGGAAGCGCGGGCGCGGGCCGGGGGGTCCTACCTCTACGCGCAGGTCCAGCAGGACGACGTCAACCGGTCCTCCGATGCGACCTTCGTGACCTTCGCACCGCTGACCGACGACTGGCAGACCGCGCTGGCCGACGTTCGCTCCGTGATCGCGGACGCCGCCGCCACCCCGCCGAGCGAGGCGGAAATCGCCCGCGAATATGCCGAGTTCGACGTCAATTTCGCTGCCCTGGTGGCGGAGCGTGACGTGGCCCCCGGCTCGCGGCTGGCGGACAATATCGTGCAGGCGGTGGACATCCGCGAGACGACGGCCTCGCCCGAGACGGTTCTGAAGGTTTTCCGCGACATGCGCCCCCGCGTGACACCGGACGCCATCCTGCAGCGGACCCGCGCCCTGTTCGAAGGCGATGTCGTGCGATCGGTCTACACGACCCCCGCCACCGGCGAGGCCGATCGCGCCGCGGTGCAGACCGCCCTGCGGCAGGATGTGACCGCCGACGGCAGCGCGCGGTTGGCGGAAAACGCCATCACGTTCGACGAGCTTCCGCCCCTCGGCACGCCGGGCAGCGTGGTATCGAACACTCCTGTCGGCCTGTTCGAGATCGAGCGGGTCGAACTGGCAAACGGCGTCACCGCGCTCCTGTGGCCCAATGATGCGGAACCCGGCCGCGTGACGGCGAAGGTCCGTTTCGGCGCCGGGTACCGCGCCTTCGAACCGAAGGACGCCGCCTATGTCGGGCTCGGCCGGATGGCGCTCGTCGGCAGCGGTTTCGGAAAGGTCGGCGAGGAAGAGCTCGACCGGCTTGCGACGGGCCGCAAGCTGGGCTTCGACTTCGATATCGAGGATGCGGTGTTCTCCTTTGCCGCGCAGACGCGGGCCGAGGATCTGGCCGACCAGCTCTACCTGTTCGCCGCGAAGCTCGGCGATCCGCGCTGGGATGCCAATCCGGTGATCCGCGCGCGGGCCGCATCGCGCCTCGCCTACGATACCTTCGCGACGAGCCCGGGCGGATTGCTGGGCCGCGACCTGGAATTCCTGCTGCGCGACCGCGACCCGCGCTTCGCAACGCCGACGCCGGAGGCTCTCGCCCAGGCGACGCCCGAAGGGTTCCGCGAGGTGTGGGAGCCGCTTCTGGCGCAAGGTCCGGTCGAAGTCCTGATCTTCGGCGAATTCGAACGGGAAGCGACGATCGGCGCATTGACCCGGACATTCGGCGCGCTGCCGGAACGCGCGCCCATCCCGGCGGAAATCGCGAACCGCGGATCGACCTTCCCCGATGCGGGCGAGACGACCATTCTGGAACATCGCGGCGATGCGAACCAGGCCGCCGCAGTCATCGCATGGCCCAGCGGCGGCGGTGTCGCGGACCTGCGGGAATCGCGGCAACTCGAAATCCTGACGTCGGTCTTCAACAACCGGCTGATGGACGCCATGCGCGAACGGGCCGGGGCCAGCTACGCCCCGCAAGTCCGCTCGTCCTGGCCGGTCGACATGGAGACGGGCGGCAACATCCTGGCAGTTGCCCAATTGAAGCCGGAAGACGTGCCGGCCTTCTTCACCGCCGCCGATGCCATCGCCGCCGACCTCACGGCCAATCCGCCGAGCGCGGAGGAACTGGCGCGTGTGACCGAACCCCTGCGGCAGACCATCATGCGGGCGAGCACTGGGAACACCTTCTGGCTTTACCAGCTGGAAGGCTCGACCCGCGACGCACGACGCGTCCAGCTGGTGCGCAGCCTGCTGAGCGATTATTCGCAGACCACGCCCGAACGGATGCAGGCCCTGGCCGCGAAGTATTTCGGCGGGCGCGAGGGATACCGTGTCGCGGCCATTCCCGAAGGGCAGGAACTGGCGCGTGCGCCCGGCAACCGGGGTGCTGCCGAGCCGACCGCCGCCGCTGCCGGTCGATAG
- a CDS encoding NifU family protein codes for MFIETETTPNPATLKFLPQQQVMDSGTREFTSPEAAAASPLAQAIFDTGDVTNVMFGGDFVSVSAAPGVNWSDLKPQVVAILLDHFVSQAPLFMPGSAGGISVPPEEDAMVVEEDPANADIVAQIHELLDTRVRPAVAGDGGDIAYRGYKDGIVYLGMQGACAGCPSSTATLKHGIEGLLKHYVPEVVEVRAA; via the coding sequence ATGTTTATCGAGACCGAAACGACGCCCAACCCCGCCACGCTGAAATTCCTGCCGCAGCAGCAGGTCATGGATTCCGGCACGAGGGAATTTACCTCGCCCGAGGCGGCCGCCGCCAGCCCGCTGGCCCAGGCCATCTTCGACACGGGCGATGTCACCAACGTCATGTTCGGGGGCGACTTCGTTTCCGTCTCGGCCGCGCCCGGGGTCAACTGGAGCGACCTGAAACCGCAGGTCGTGGCCATCCTGCTCGACCATTTCGTTAGCCAGGCTCCGCTCTTCATGCCCGGATCCGCAGGCGGCATCTCCGTACCGCCCGAAGAAGACGCGATGGTGGTGGAGGAAGACCCCGCCAATGCCGATATCGTTGCCCAGATCCACGAATTGCTCGATACCCGTGTGCGGCCCGCCGTGGCCGGCGATGGCGGGGATATCGCCTATCGCGGATACAAGGACGGGATCGTCTATCTGGGCATGCAGGGCGCATGCGCCGGGTGCCCCAGTTCGACCGCCACGCTGAAGCATGGAATCGAAGGCCTGCTGAAACATTACGTCCCGGAGGTCGTTGAAGTCCGCGCAGCCTGA
- a CDS encoding malonic semialdehyde reductase, translated as MTKQFHGHTLSADALDQIFREARTYNGWLDKEVTQAQIETIYELAKMGPTSANMQPGRFVWVRSQEEKDTLAGFASEGNADKIKAAPVTVIIGYDVDFHDELPWLFPHADAKSWFEGDEDGRREGAARNSALQGAYMLIAARSLGLDCGPMSGVDLDKVTQHYFAGQEEDGPRVKADWIMSIGYGDKTTIFDRSPRPDFDKFNWIV; from the coding sequence ATGACCAAGCAGTTTCACGGCCACACCCTTTCCGCCGACGCCCTCGACCAGATCTTCCGCGAAGCGCGGACCTACAATGGCTGGCTCGACAAGGAAGTGACGCAGGCGCAGATCGAGACGATCTACGAACTTGCGAAGATGGGACCGACCTCTGCCAACATGCAGCCGGGCCGCTTCGTCTGGGTCCGCAGCCAGGAAGAGAAGGATACTCTCGCCGGTTTCGCCTCGGAAGGGAACGCCGACAAGATCAAGGCCGCGCCGGTCACCGTCATCATCGGCTACGATGTCGATTTCCATGATGAACTGCCGTGGCTCTTCCCGCATGCCGATGCGAAAAGCTGGTTCGAAGGCGACGAGGACGGACGTCGTGAAGGCGCGGCGCGCAACTCCGCCCTGCAAGGTGCGTATATGCTGATCGCGGCGCGCTCCCTAGGCCTCGACTGCGGCCCGATGTCGGGTGTCGATCTGGACAAGGTAACCCAGCATTATTTCGCAGGGCAGGAAGAAGACGGCCCGCGCGTGAAGGCGGACTGGATCATGTCGATCGGCTATGGCGACAAGACCACGATTTTCGACCGCAGCCCCCGCCCGGATTTCGACAAGTTCAACTGGATTGTCTGA
- the tsaB gene encoding tRNA (adenosine(37)-N6)-threonylcarbamoyltransferase complex dimerization subunit type 1 TsaB has product MTAMMRTLAIECASEACSVALFEGERMTLVDHRHEVLGRGHAERLVPMIAELPERGRADRICVSRGPGSFTGIRIGIAAARALGIAWGAQVLGYPTLALVAARSWQPKLRPVSVCMEGGHSQWFVQNFDEQRRAEDDVCSLPHEEAAAACRHAVIVGNRASEAASILAGGRLSIDLGPDARHFPLLATHHLTGTVSAIYGRAADAKPARKVAAPPA; this is encoded by the coding sequence ATGACAGCTATGATGCGGACACTGGCGATCGAATGCGCGAGCGAGGCGTGCTCTGTCGCCCTGTTTGAAGGCGAGCGGATGACGCTGGTCGATCACCGGCACGAAGTGCTGGGTCGCGGTCATGCCGAACGCCTGGTGCCGATGATCGCGGAACTGCCGGAGCGGGGACGCGCCGACCGCATCTGCGTTTCGCGGGGACCGGGCAGTTTCACCGGCATCCGGATCGGGATTGCCGCCGCAAGGGCGCTCGGCATCGCCTGGGGCGCACAGGTCCTCGGTTACCCGACCCTCGCCCTGGTTGCGGCGCGTAGCTGGCAACCGAAGCTGAGGCCCGTCAGCGTCTGCATGGAAGGCGGCCATTCGCAGTGGTTCGTCCAGAATTTCGACGAGCAGCGCCGCGCCGAGGACGATGTGTGTTCCCTGCCCCATGAAGAAGCCGCCGCCGCCTGTCGCCATGCGGTCATCGTCGGCAATCGCGCTTCGGAGGCAGCAAGTATCCTAGCCGGCGGGCGCCTGTCCATCGACCTCGGCCCCGACGCACGGCATTTCCCCCTGCTCGCTACCCATCACCTGACCGGCACGGTATCGGCCATCTATGGCCGCGCCGCCGATGCGAAGCCTGCGCGAAAAGTCGCCGCACCACCGGCATGA
- a CDS encoding GNAT family N-acetyltransferase: MLVMEASFDPRWGEAWNERQVASSLAMPSTRYVLVAADGSEPQSPHETAGFAMTRAAPGEEELLLIAVRPEHRRSGLGAHLLDILAGSARERGAERIFLEMRENNPAISLYGAAGFAPIGRRKAYYKLSDGSRLDAITFARTL, from the coding sequence ATGCTGGTGATGGAGGCGAGCTTCGACCCGCGCTGGGGCGAGGCATGGAACGAGCGGCAGGTCGCGTCCTCGCTCGCCATGCCTTCCACCCGTTACGTGCTGGTTGCCGCCGACGGGTCCGAACCGCAAAGCCCGCACGAAACCGCCGGTTTCGCCATGACGCGCGCTGCACCTGGCGAGGAGGAGCTGCTGCTGATCGCCGTCCGGCCGGAGCATCGCCGGTCGGGCCTCGGCGCGCACCTGCTCGACATCCTGGCAGGCAGTGCACGCGAACGGGGCGCGGAACGCATCTTCCTTGAAATGCGAGAAAACAATCCGGCGATCAGCCTGTATGGCGCGGCAGGATTTGCCCCGATCGGCCGGCGAAAGGCCTATTACAAGCTGTCCGACGGCAGCCGTCTGGATGCGATTACTTTCGCCCGCACACTTTAG